In Camarhynchus parvulus chromosome Z, STF_HiC, whole genome shotgun sequence, a genomic segment contains:
- the MIER3 gene encoding mesoderm induction early response protein 3 isoform X3 has product MEIGSLSSEDHDFDPSAEMLVHDYDDERTLEEEEMMEESKNFSSEIEDLEKEGNMPLEDLLAFYGYEPTIPVMPGSSANSSPSELADELPDMTLDKEEIAKDLLSGDDEETQSSADDLTPSVTSHEATDFFPRPLRSNTTCDGDKESDGEDVEADSGNSSEDLRKEIMVGSEYQAEIPAYLGRCSDDEKAYENEDHLLWKPDVISESKVKEYLFETSLRTGNEKMIGRIPEGLHTRDNEQALYELLKSSHNVKEAIERYCSNGKASQEEMTAWTEEECRSFENALLMYGKDFHLIQKNKVRTRTVAECVAFYYMWKKSERYDYFAQQTRFGKKKYNHHPGVTDYMDRLVDEAESLGGAVHSSALTSNSRTETIPDQQLSILNSITANELTALTNSVATVCHTSDVNCLDDAFPPMDSLPRAPVNHVPVGTEELLNLPSNGESDCFNLFETGFYHSELNQMNMCSEEAERPAKRLKMGISVPESFMNDVSVNNLGVDFENHTHHITSAKMAVSVADFSSLSANETNGFINTHSLHQHAALHSE; this is encoded by the exons GAAGGAAACATGCCGTTGGAAGATTTACTAGCATTCTATGGCTATGAGCCCACGATTCCAGTTATGCCAGGTTCCAGTGCAAATAGCTCTCCAAGTGAACTTGCAGATGAACTTCCAGATATGACTCTAGATAAA GAGGAAATTGCTAAAGACCTCTTGTCGGGTGATGATGAAGAAACACAGTCCTCTGCTGATGACTTGACACCATCAGTTACTTCACATGAGGCTACTGACTTCTTTCCTCGGCCCCTAAGAT CAAACACCACCTGTGATGGAGATAAGGAATCTGATGGTGAAGATGTAGAGGCAGACAGTGGTAATTCATCTGAAGATTTGAGAAAg gaaataatGGTTGGTTCAGAGTACCAGGCTGAAATTCCAGCTTACCTTGGCAGATGCAGTGATGATGAAAAGG CTTATGAAAATGAAGACCATTTACTTTGGAAACCTGATGTGATCTCAGAAAGTAAAGTTAAAGAATACCTTTTTGAAACCTCCTTAAgaacaggaaatgaaaaaatgattGGCAGGATTCCTGAAGGACTACATACACGGGACAATGAACAA gcACTGTATGAACTTCTTAAAAGCAGCCATAATGTTAAAGAAGCAATTGAGAGATACTGCTCAAATGGAAAGGCATCTCAGG AAGAGATGACAGCATGGACAGAAGAAGAATGCAGAAGCTTTGAAAATGCACTTCTGATGTATGGAAAAGACTTCCATCTCATACAGAAAAACAAG GTAAGAACCAGAACAGTTGCTGAGTGTGTGGCTTTCTACTACATGTGGAAGAAGTCGGAACGTTATGATTACTTTGCTCAGCAGACACGatttggaaagaagaaatataacCATCATCCAGGAGTTAC GGACTACATGGATCGTTTGGTAGATGAAGCAGAATCCCTTGGAGGAGCAGTGCATTCTTCAGCCTTAACATCTAATAGTCGAACAGAAACCATTCCTGACCAACAGCTAAGCATTCTGAACTCTATCACTGCCAATGAGTTGACAG CACTGACAAACAGTGTAGCTACGGTCTGCCACACTTCAGATGTGAACTGCCTGGATGATGCTTTTCCTCCCATGGACAGCTTACCCCGAGCGCCAGTGAATCATGTGCCTGTTGGAACAGAAGAATTGCTTAACTTGCCTAGCAATGGTGAAAGtgattgttttaatttatttgagaCTGGCTTTTATCACTCAGAGCTAAACCAAATGAACATGTGCAGTGAGGAGGCAGAAAGACCTGCGAAGAGATTGAAAATGGGGATTTCTGTCCCAGAGTCTTTCATGAATGATGTCTCTGTAAATAACCTTGGTGTGGACTTTGAGAACCACACACACCACATTACCAGTGCCAAAATGGCTGTTTCAGTGGCTGACTTCAGCAGTTTATCTGCAAATGAGACAAATGGTTTTATCAATACCCACTCTCTCCACCAACATGCTGCCCTTCATTCAGAATGA